The following DNA comes from Hyalangium ruber.
CATGCCATCCCACCCTCGGGCACATAGCCTTTCAAGGCAGGCCCCCTGGACCGGAGGGAGCACCATGGCGTCTCTTCTGAGCGGCCCCATCCTCGTCGTCGAGGACGACCCGGACATTCGCGAAGCCCTCCAGGGCTTCCTGGAGCTCCAGGGCTATGAGGTGCGCGTGGCCAGCCATGGCCGCGAGGCGGTCGAGCACCTGACGCGGGGGCCTCGGCCCGCCCTCATCCTGCTGGACATGGGGCTGCCCATCATGGACGGGCACCGGCTGCTCACCTTCCGCAAGCAGACGGACGGCTTCTCGGAGATTCCCGTGGTCATCCTCTCCGCGGGCATGGCGGCGATGCACCCCCGGGATCGGGCCCTGTACGCCTCCAATTACAATGTGGCTGCCTTCATCAAGAAGCCAGCCGACCTCCAGACGCTCGTGGAGGCCGTGGAGCGCCACGCGTTGCGGCCGCTCGGCACCTCGGCGGGCGCCCCGGCCTGAAACGGGCCCGCTTCGCCCCCCTTCCAGGCGTTGGGGGGTCGGGCGACAATGCCCCCGGACCACGGTTCTACCTAACCCATGGGGCGTCGCGGCGTGCTTGGAGTCTGGTTGCGCAGAGGGCTCCTCGCCGGCGCGGTGGCGCTGCTGGTGGTGCTCGGCCTGTCGCACCTCGTCCGGGTTCGCTACGAGGACCGCATCGTCCCCCTGAGCCAGGCGCCCGAGGCCCCGGTGGCGCTCGTGTTCGGCGCGGGGCTGGCGCCGGGCGGGGTGCCCTCGGCGGTGCTGGCCCAGCGGCTGGACACGGCGGTGGCCCTCTGGAAGGCGGGGCGCGTCAAGGCGGTGCTGGTGAGCGGGGACAACTCGGACCGCTTCCATGACGAGACGCGCGCCATGCGCCGCTACCTCTTGGAGCGAGGCCTGCCCGAGGCGGCGGTGCTGGGGGATGACTCGGGCCTGTCCACCTATGACAGCTGCGTGCGGGCCTTCACCGTCTTCCAGGTGCGCCAGGCGCTGCTGGTGACCCAGCGCTTCCACCTGCCGCGCGCCCTCTTCATCGCCAACTCGGTGGGCATGGACGCCTGGGGCGTGGCGGCCGACGAGGGCCGGCCCTCCACCCGGCGCTACGCGGTGCGGGAGATGTTCTCGCGGGTGCTCGCCCTGGCCATGGTGGTGTCGGGCAAGGCGCCCGCCTACCCGGCCCGCCGCACCGAAACCTCCGGGCGCCCGGGGCCCTGAGCGGAAGACAGCAGGCGGGCAGGCGGCCTCCGTTTGCCGCGCCCGGCCTGGGTCCGCACTGTTAGCTCGGAAGCAGCCGACCCACCGGGTTCCTCGAGAGGAGGACTGTCATGCGCTTCAAGAAGCTGGGTTCCGAGGATGTGGGCGAATCGACCTCGCGTCGCCATGTGGACCCTGTCACGGGCCAGGAAGAGGTGAACATCACCGACCAGGACCTGGCCGCCACGCCGCCGCTGGAGGAGGAGCCGGACTTCCGCGACATCCTCCCCGACCAGATTCAGGAGTTCCGCGCCAGCGGAGAGGAGGAAGAGGAGGAGGAATTGACGGCCCGGCCGAGCGAGAGCCTGCGGCCGATGCGTCGGGATCAGCTCCCGGAGAGCTAGAACGTGGCCCACGCGCCGCGCTCCCAGGTCTCGCCCCGAACCGTGTGGACGGTGGGGCTCAACGTCCTGGGGATGCTGGCGCTGCTGATGTTGCTGCGGGCCGCCAGCGGCGTGCTGTCCTGGGTGCTGGTGGCGCTCTTCCTTGCCTTGGCGGCCCATCCGCTGGTGGCCTGGATGGAGCGCCGGGGCCTGCGGCGCGGGATGTCGGTGGGGCTGGTGTTCCTGTCCGCGTTGGGCGGGATGGCGGCCCTGCTGACGACGTTCGTGCCCATGATGGTGGAGCAGGCGCGGGCGCTGGTGGAGGCGGCCCCCGGCTACCTCGAGTCGATGCGCCACTGGGAGTGGCTGCAGCGTTTGGACGAGCGCTACGGCGTCTTCGAGCGGATGGCGGCGGAGCTGCGCCAGCGGCTGCCCGGCGCGGCGATGCCGGTGCTCGGGGTGGTGACGGGCCTGCTCCATCGCCTGGCCGCCTTCATCACCATCATGGTGCTGGCGGCCTTCTTCCTGGCCTTCGGCAAGGACCTGTTCGACAAGGCGCTCTTGTGGGTGCCTCCGCGGAAGCGGGAGCACACGCGCAAGCTGGCCTCACGGATGAACCGCACCGTGGGCCGCTATGTGGCGGGCTCGTTCCTCATCTCGCTCATCGGCGGTGGGGTGACGACGGTGACGCTGCTGCTGCTGGATGTGCCCTACTTCCTCCCGCTGGGGCTGGCCATGGCGGTGCTGGGGCTCATCCCCTTCATCGGGGCCTTCCTCGGCGGCATGCTGGTGGTGGGCACCACGTTCGCCTCTGCGGGCACGCGCGCCGGCGTCATCACGTTGATCGTCTTCCTCGTCTACCAGCAGGTGGAGAACCACCTGCTGCAGCCGTTCATCCAGCGGCGCACGCTGCACATGAACCCGCTGCTCATCGCGCTGGCGATGCTGGTGGGCACCGCGTTCGCGGGCGTGCTCGGGGCGCTGCTGGCGCTGCCGGTGGCGGGGGCGGTGCAGGTGGTGGCGCAGGATCGGCTCGCCCGGCGCCAGGAGCTGTGGCGCATCTCCGGCGAGCAGGAGAATTCCCTCATGGGGAGCCCTCCGCCCACGGCCTCGGACGGGGAATCGCCCGAGGCACGGCACTGAAGCCTGGGCGTGGAGGGAGGTTGCCTCCTCCACGCCCGAGTTCAGAAAGGCGGTGAACTGGCTCAGCGCTTGCGCCGCGCTCCCGCTGCCTTCTTGGCGGAGGACTTCTTCGCGGGGACCTTCTTGGCAGGGGCCTTCTTCGTCCCAGCCTTCTTCATGGGAACCTTCTTCGCAGGGGCCTTCTTCGTCCCAGCCTTCTTCGCGGGGATGGCCTTCTTGGCGGGCGCCTTCTTCGCGGGGGCAGCCTTCTTCGCGGGGACCTTCTTGGCGGGCGCCTTCTTCGTCCCAGCCTTCTTCGCGGGGACGGCCTTCTTGGCGGGCGCCTTCTTCGCGGGGACAGCCTTCTTCGCGGGGACAGCCTTCTTCGCGGGGGCCTTCTTCACGGCAGCGGCCTTCTTCGGCGCTGCCGTCTCGCGAGGCTTCGCGGTCGGCTCCGGGGCCGCCGCCTGCTCCGTGAGGCGCTTCACGCGGCGCTCGGCGGCAATCACCGCCGGCTTCTCGATCCCCTTCTCCTTCTTCCCCGCTCCCGCCTGTTCCTGGAGGCGCTTCATGCGGCGCTCAGCGGCCACCACCGCCGGCTTCTCCAGCTCCTTCTCCTCGGGCTTTGCCGCCTCGCCCTCCTCCTCCTCCTCCTCGGCCTCGGTGGGCTCTTCCTCCGCCTCGGCCTCCACCAGGACTTCCTGATCTTCCTCCTCGGCCTCGGCGGGCGCCTCCTCGGCCTTGCCCTCCTCGTACTCGTACTCGAGCTCCTCGCCCTCCTCGGCCTGCTTGCCCTCTTCGTCCTCGGACAGCTCGCTCAGCGCGCCCTGCACCGCGGCGATGGCGCGCGCGAAGGTGCGGTCGCCGAACTGCTCGTGCTCCACCGGAGGCACCAGCACGTTGAGCATGTTCGACAACGAGCGGTACAGCCGCATCTCCTTCTTCTCGGTCTCCCACGTGCCGAAGAGCCAGTCCTCGTCCCCCAGCGCCTTCACCCACTCCGGCAGCGGTCCGCCCCCGTCCCCCTGCTCCACCATGGCCGACTTGCGCGAGGTGAACAGGTGCCGGTGCGCCCCCTTCAGCCCGAAGCGCCAGACGCCCGCCACCGGCAGGCCCACCAACATCTTGCGCGTCTTCTCCAGCACGCTGGGCGCCTCGCCCTCGCCGTGCAGCGGGTAGAGCATCACCTCGCCCTCGAATTCGCCGCCGTTGAAGGCCGAGTACAAGTCCCCCAGCTCCCCGGGCAGCGGTACCCCGCACTCCGTCTCGGCTCGCCGCAGCTCCTCCGCAGCCACCCCGGGGGACGTCTTCCGCGCCGACTTCTGCAGTGCCTCCAACCACTCGTGCATGGCCCCTCCACTTCGATGGCGCCTCGCTTCAGGCGCCCATGCCCCCCTGCCCGGCCAATCTCGGTGCTCCCGCACCCGCGTGCCAGGGGGAAATGTCGGACATTTGGGAGTTCTACACCGCTCCGTCCTTCTCTCACCGCATCTTCCCGCACCCGGGTGACGTCTGATCGCCTTCCGAAGGGCACTCGGGGCCCCTGGCTGGGAAAAACCCTTCCCTCCCATGGGAGCCGCCTTCCCAGGGCCCTCCCCCAGGGCCGCTCCAGCATCCGCCACCCAACACCCGCGAGGGCATGCCCCCTGCACCCTCCCCCGCCCCGGAACGGAGGAGTGGAATGGGGAGATGGCGTTGGCTGGTGCTCATGGGGATGCTGGGGCTGGGGGCATGTGGGCCGGAGTCCGCCCCGAGCCTGCCGGAGCCCCCGGACCGCACCGGCGAGAATCCCCTGCCCACCACCCCGGACGGGGGCACGCCTCCTTCGGAGGATGCGGGCACGCCGGACACCGGAGCGCCGGACGCGGGAGCGCCGGATGCGGGCAAGCCCGACGCCGGAGCGCCGGACGCGGGGCCTCCTCCGCTCGAGTTCCCGCCGGTGCAGAGCCGCATTCCGTCGTTCGACCTGCAGATCGCTCCCGAGCACCTGGCGTGGCTCGAGCAGAACCCGGAGACGGATGAGACGGTGCCCGTGACGGTGGTGCTCGACGGCGAGAGCGCGCCGGGACAGCTGCGCTTCCGAGGCGCCAGCACCCGGACGCTGCCCCAGAAGAGCTTCAAGATCGAGCTGGACCCGGGCTACGAGTTCGCCGACCGAGACCACTTCGAGCTGCTGGCCGAGTGGTACGACAGCGGCAAGCTCACGGAGAAGTTCGCGGTGGACCTGTACACGGCGATGAAGCTGCCGGTGCCCCGCGCCAGCTACGTGAAGGTGAGCATCAACGGCCAGCCCAACGGGCTGTACGTGGACATGGAGCACGTGGGCAAGGACTACCTCAAGCACCACGGCCTGGAGCGCAACGCCTCCATCTACCGCTGCGGCCACCGCAACTGCGAGATGACGCCACGCCCGGGCTCGTACCAGACCGACTTCGAGAAGAAGACGAACGAGGACACCGGCCGCGCGGACCTGGACACGTTCCTGGCCTGGGTGAACCGCTCGGATGACGCGGAGTTCGAGGCGAAGCTGGAGCGCCACGTGGACGTGGAGGCGTACCTGGGCAACCTCGCCGCCGACATGCTCATCTCCAACAACATCGTGGAGGACTCGCGCAGCTACTGGGTCCACGAGCACGGCAAGGACCGGTGGCAGTACGTGCCGTGGGACCTGAACAACGCGCGGATGCTCTTCTGGCGCACCTGGGCTCCCACGGATCCGCCCATCGAGGACCGCTGGGCCCAGCCCTTCACCCTGTATGACCCGGGAGTGCAGGACCTCTACGAGCTGCGCGTGGGGGAGCGCCCCTCGCAGCGTCCGACCTGGAGCGTGCTCGCCACGCGTGTGTGGGACCGGCCGGCCCTGCGCGCCCGGATGCTGGCGAAGCTGGAGGCGGCGCTCGCGGGTCCCTTCTCGGAGACGAAGGCCAACGCGCACATCGACGCGCTGTGGGCCCGGGTGAGCTCGGAGCTGGCGAGTGACCCGTACATCTCCCCCGAGCACCTGGCGCGGGCGCGGGGCTTCCTGAAGCAGTACGTGCGCGAGCGCCGCGCCTTCCTACAGCGCGCGCTGCAGGACCTGAAGGCCCATGGCAGCGGAGCGCTGGTCATCCGGGAGATCAACGCCGGCAGCGCCGGCTACGTGGAGCTGTACAACCGTGGCACCGCGACGCTGTCGCTCCAGGGGTACGAGGTGACGAACGACCTGCGCGCCACCACGCGGTACGCGCTGCCGGCCCTCACGCTGGAGCCGGGACAGACGCTGCGGCTCCAGGCGGATGGGAACACGGCCGCTGGCCCCACGCACCTGCCGTTCACGCTCTCGCGCCAGGGCGGCGAGGTGGGCCTCTTCAACGGCAACCTCGTGTCGAGCACTGGCAAGCCGCGCCTGCACAGCCCGGAGGATGTCGTGTACTACGGGCCACTGGCCTACGGCACGGTGTACGGGCGCAAGACGCCCGCGAGCGAGGACTTCGAGCGCCGGCCCCTGGTGCCGTGAGGGGTTGAAAGGGACCGAGGCTGCTCGTTAGGCAAGGGCATGGCACATCCCGCGACATACGAGGCGACTGCGGAGACCTTCGAGGCGCTGGTGCTCCAGCCGAAGGACGAGCTGGTGGTAGTGGACTTCTGGGGCGAGGGTTGCCCCAACTGCGACGTGTACGCGGCGGCGGAGCCCTCGCTGCTCTCCGAGCTGGAGGGCGCCCCGATGCGCGTGGTGAAGGTGAACGCCTACAAGCACGAAGAGCTGGCGCTGCGCTTCGGCCTGTTCGGCATCCCCACCTTCCTGCTGTTCCGCGATGGCAAGCTGCTGGGGAAGATGAGCCAGTACTACGGCCGGGATTACTGGCTCGGTGTCGTCCGCGAGCACCTGCCCCGCGCCTCCTGAGCGGGGCGAAGGACTCGATTCAGGCCGGTGGGGCCTCTTTGACAGGCGCCGCAGCCTCAACCGGCGCCTCGTCCTTACTGGCCTTCGAGAGTTCAAGGCTCCGCAGCACGAGGGACTTCAAGGCCCAGATCTGCGCGATGTTCTCGATGTAGACGCGAGAGAGCCCAAAAGCGACGGGGGCCTCTTCGATCGCGAAGCCAGAAACGAGCTGCTTGGCTTCCTCGGCCGGCACCCAGGTGACGATGCTCTTGCGCTTGGCATTGCTGAAGAAGCGCAAGAACCACTTGGTGGGCTTGCGGTAGGAGATGTTGAAGTAGGCGGTGGTGTCTCTGTAGAGGATCTCTTCGGGGTTGGCGCCACCCTTGACGCAGATGTCCCGAATGAGCCCGAAGAAGTCGAGTTCCTCCTGGGTCGTCTCAATGGCCATCCGTTGCTTCTCTTCAGCGACGGCTCCCTTCACCTCTTCGAATGGCCTCGCTGACTCTGGCTTGATGACGTTCTGAGCGGGCTCCCCGGTCGCCTCTCCCGTGTCACGCAGACGCTGGATGCGCTCCTTGAGCTTCTCGAGGAAGTCATCGCCCATGACCCGGAGCAGCGCTGGCTCGATGGCTTCCTTCGCGACCTCTCCCAGCCGGGTCATCACAGCGCCCGTCCGCTTGCCCTTGTAGACCTCCTCGGTCAGCCACCGCATGAAGCCTTCGTTGTCAGCGGGAGAGCGCAACGCGGCCGAGAGCCTGTCGATCATGGCCTGGCGGTAGCGACTGTTCTCCGCGTCCGTGACCAGGGTCTCCGCATTGAAGGACTCGCGGCTGAACTTCGAGAGGAACTTGGCGACCTTGGACCAGTCGGTCTTGGTGTCTTCGAGGGAGAAGCTGAAGAAGGGCTCGCGATCCATCTGGTTCGGATTCTCGAGATCTCCGAAGAACAGATAGTGGCAGCCGTCCGTGATGATCCCGAAATGGAGATCCGCCATCTGCGCGATATAGCGAGCCAGCTGCTGTGACTTGGCCATCAAGTCCGTACCGAGCGGCTTGGTCTCGATCACCATCAAGGGCTTGGCACCGGTCTGATCAAAGATCGCGAAGTCCATGCGATCCTGGAGGCGCTTTCCATCCCCTTGAGTGAACTCCGCCGCGTATTCGAGGCGGACCTCTTTGGGAATGTTGGGGTCGTACCCAAGCAACCGGATGAACGGAACCACCAGTGCCATCTTGGCGGTTTCTTCGTTGGTGATGTACTCCCGGTTCTCGTTGTACCGCTTGACCAAATCGAGAAGCTGATTGGCTTCCATGCTGTACCTCCCTCGGACCTGTGGAAGGTCCCCCCGTTGAGAAGCCGCATCGTACAACAGGATGGGAAGCCGCGCGCCACCCCTGAAGACACTGGGGCGCCGCAAAGAATCGCTCTCAAGAAGCTGGCCAACGAGATCGCCACACCTGGCACGGAACTGCACCAACTCGTCACCCAAGGCAAACCGCGATAGGTGCTCCCTGCATGCCGCTGCGTTACTTCGCGCTGTCCGATGATGTGTCCTTCCCCCACCGCTGGCACCTTGCCACGCCAACGGACAGTCAGGGCCACGAGGTGGACGACTGGCAGTTCAGTGACGGGAAGCCGCTACAGCTCCAGGGACGCTTGAGGGTTCCAATCGAGCATGCAGGCAGGCCCTTGGACTTCTCCGAAGCGGGGATCAAGATCCCCGTGCTCCACATCCGGGCGGCCAATGCGTTTCTGGAGATGGCGCCCACCGATGTGCAGGTCATCCCCGTCGAGATCGAAGGCTACCGGGACCAGTATGTGATCCTCGTGGCCACGCGACTGATCCGCTGCATTGACGAGAAGGCCTCCAAGGTCCAGCTCTGGACCCCTGAAGACGGCTCGCCCCACAAAGTAGGGAAGTACTACGCCGTCGATGATCTCCGCATCGACAAGGCAACGGTAGGCGCCACCCAGGTGTTCCGCCCAGAGGGCTGGTCCGGAACACTGATCATCTCTGGGGACATCAAGACCGCGCTGGAGCGCATGGGCGCGACAGGAACGAAATTCGAGGAGGTATAGCCCTTCCTCAGTAGAACCAGACGCAGGTAGCGGCCAGGGCCCCTCCCGCCGTGAGCGGTCCGTACATGAGCTTGGGCCATAGGTTGTCCTCGTAGAGGACGAAGCCCACCTCACTGTTCGTCGAGAACAGCAGCGCGTTGAGCGACAGCAACAACAGCAGCACGTACACCAGGATGTAGAACCACTCGAAGTAGACCAACTGCGCCGTCCCCATCGACTCGCGCAGCGACACGTGCTGCAGCACGGCGATGAAGAAGAACGTCCCGTACGCCCCGATGATGGTGCTGGCGTTGAAGCCCAGGCGCTCCATCAGCCCCTCCCTGCGACTGCTCAGCATCAGCACCGCGAACATCAGGAACAGCAGGATGACCAACGGCAGCACGTGGCCGATGACCGGATTGGTGAACACACGCCGCGCGCTGATGGTGAACCGCAGCGTCAGCACGTCCCGGAAGAGGTCCGCCTGCCTCAAGCCCAGGTCGCTGTTGATCACCCGCTCCACGTGGCTGAAGAACGACTCCTCCAGCTGCCAGCCCGGCAACCCGATCGCGTTGCCCACTCCCGGCAGTGCCGAGGTGATGATGTTGTCGTAGGCCGAAAGGTCCGGGACCAGGATCACCGGCGCGTCGAACGCCCGCGGCACCATGTCGATCTTGATGCTCTCTCGATCCAGCGGGAAGTCCCTCGCATCGAACTTCTCCGGCAACTCGAGCTGGAAGCTCCAGCCAATCACCTGGTTGCCCTCCACCTCCTTGCGGAAGAGCTCCTCCATCTCGACGGACAGCGCTCCCGGGAAGTCGACCCCCACGCTCGGTGGCAGCGCGTCCGCTGTCTCCTGAGGCGCCTCCTCGCGGGCCGCCGCGAGGACCGTCATCCCCTGGGCTCCGCCTGCCGCCTTGGCCGTGACGGGTGCCCCAGTTGGCGCGTCTCCCCGCGCTTCCTGGCGATAGCTTTGCCAGACGATGCCCGTCAGGCTCAGCGTCTTGTCCGAGGACGAGATCTGACTGACGTGGATGCCCGTCGGAACCACGACGAGGTCATCCCGGCGATGGACCTCCTGGAGCCGCGATCGGTTCTCCTGGATGAGCCGGTCCACCTCCGACGCGGAGATGATGGCCGGGACCTGGGCCTCCCCGAGGCTGCCCTTGTGGGCCAGGTGCCACGTGTAGCCCACGGCGCCGCAGAGCAGCGCGGTGCTGGCGGTCGACAAGATCCACAGGGAGCACTGCTGCCGCTGCTCCACCTTCAACAGCATCGCCAGCCCGATGAGGGCAAACAGCATCACCGAGAACACGATGGCCAGCCGCCACTTCGCCAGCCCCTTCTCGCCATGGAGCGCCGAGCCCGCCACCGTCACGGTACACATCGCCCAACCGGTCTTGGAGAGCGCCTCGCACCAGGCCCACGCGGGCCCCTGGGTCATCGGATCCTCGATCCGCAGCGAGAGGCTCCCCGCCCCAGGCGTCTGGACCCACTGGCTGATCTGCTCCAGCTCCGCCGAGTCGTGGGTGCTCGCCAGTTGCTGCAGCGTCCGCCCCTTGACCACGTCGGTCCAGTTCGGGTGCGACAGCAGCCGCCCCTGGCGCGTCATGACGAACGCATAGCCGCCCCGCCCCAGGTCGAGGTTCTTCACCAGGTCCGTCAACGTCTTCAGCGAATAGTTGGCGAAGGCCACGCCCGCGAAGCCGCCCTCCGCGCTCAGGGGCCGGGTGTGCTCCGCGAGGATGGCGCGCGTCATCGGGTCGTAATAGGGCTCACTCCACCCCTCCCCCTCGCTCTTGGCCCGGTGGTACCACTCCGTCTCGGGGCTCCGGGTGGTGTAGTCGTAGGAGGGATCATCCTCCAGGCTCGCGGGCGACAGCTTGCCGTCCTTGCGCACGCAGTAGGGCGCGAAGCGCTGATGGTCGGGCGTGGTGGTGGGGTCGAGCGCGTAGCCGAGCTGCTTGAGCCGCGGCTCGGCCCGCATCATGTCGCACAGCCGGGAGGAGACCTCTTCGCGGCTGAGTGCCGCCCGGTCCATGCGCGCCACCTGCTCGCTCAGCACCATGAGCCGGTGGAGCGAGTCATCCACGCTCTGGATGGCCAGATGCGAGGACTTGCGCATCCTGTCGAGTTCACCCTGCAGCGTCCGGCGCTCGTAGGACTCATAGCCGTAGCCCAGCGCCAACAGCGCGCCCAGCGTCAGCACGAGGAACGCCCCCCACTTCTTCATGTTCCCGGACATCGCGCCTCACTTCACCTGAAGCGATCGAAATCTCCCTCGCCACTCGCCGCGGACGAGGGCGCGGCCTCCACCGTCGCCACGACCGGCTCGGCGGGCGGAGGCGGCATCATCGGCGGCAGCTCCACCGCCAGCGGGGGCAGCTGCACCAGCAGCTCATCCGAGAAGCCCACCCGGAAGAAGCCCGTCAAACGCTGCAGCGCGTTGGCCTGCGAGGCCAGCTCCGCCGCCGCGCTCGCCAGCTCCTCCGCCGAGCGCGCGTTGCCCTGCGTGGCGTGCTCCACGTGAATCATCGCGTGGTTCATCAGCTCCACGCTCGTCGACTGCTCTCTCGTCGAGCCCGCCACCTCCGTCACCAGCTGCGCCGTGCGGTGAATCGACGGCACCAGGTCCCTCAAGAGCCGCCCCGATTGGTCCGCCACGCCCATGCTCGACATGGCCAGCTCGCCAATCTCCCGCACCGCCGACTTGCTGCGCTCGGCCAGCCGCCGCACCTCGCCCGCCACCACGCTGAAGCCCTTGCCGTGCTCGCCCGCGCGAATGGCCTCGATGGCCGCGTTGAGCGCCAGCATGTTCGTCTGGTGCGCCAGCTCTTCGATGAGCGACACGTTCGTGGAGATGCGCCGCATGGCCGCCACCGTCTGCCCCACCGCCTGGCCGCTCGCCTCCGCGTTGAGCGCCCCCACCCGCGCCATCTCCTCCATCTTCTTGCAGCTCTCCGTGTTGCGCTGCACCGAGACGCTGATCTCCTTGAGCGTCTGCGTGTTCTCTTGAATCGCCGTCGCCTGCTCGTTGGTGCCCTGCGCCAACGTCTGCGAGGAGGAGGCCAGCATCGCCGACGCCGTCGCCAGCGAGGAGGCCCCTGCCCGCACCTCGGCCACCACCTGCGTCAGCCGCGTCACCATCTCCGCCAGCGCCTTGCCCAGCGCGTCCTTCTCCGAGCGCGGCTCCACCCGCACCATCAGGTCGCCATGGGCGATGCTCACCGCCGTGGCCACCATCTGCTGCAGCGAGCGCACCATCTCCAGCGTCGCCCGCAGGAGCTGCGCCGCCTCGTCCTGCGTCTGCGGATCCACCGGCAGCGCCTGCTCGCCCTCCTCCAACAGCTCCAGCTCCCCGCGCGCCAGCCGCGCCGTCATCCGCGTGAGCCGCGAGATGGGCTCGACGATGATGCGCGAGAGCTTCCACGCCACCGCGATGCCCGCGCTGCTCAGCGCCAGCCCCAGCAGCGGC
Coding sequences within:
- a CDS encoding HAMP domain-containing methyl-accepting chemotaxis protein gives rise to the protein MVRRLKLFWKLALIALLIPVSVIAMTLVALGGTGTLKSEYETLYSFMLLPILGLEEGNLHREALAGDLRLLARATSLTEEERGTLVKRAREHDVALSAVMARYKREWQSTLDPEFTETLEELDQQKLQEEELAALTLFEVAYAGFQPVRERVLNNTPVDVAQLEESLGRLEASVTKLMALHRQFAALSNQSAQSSMFWMRLFLPLLGLALSSAGIAVAWKLSRIIVEPISRLTRMTARLARGELELLEEGEQALPVDPQTQDEAAQLLRATLEMVRSLQQMVATAVSIAHGDLMVRVEPRSEKDALGKALAEMVTRLTQVVAEVRAGASSLATASAMLASSSQTLAQGTNEQATAIQENTQTLKEISVSVQRNTESCKKMEEMARVGALNAEASGQAVGQTVAAMRRISTNVSLIEELAHQTNMLALNAAIEAIRAGEHGKGFSVVAGEVRRLAERSKSAVREIGELAMSSMGVADQSGRLLRDLVPSIHRTAQLVTEVAGSTREQSTSVELMNHAMIHVEHATQGNARSAEELASAAAELASQANALQRLTGFFRVGFSDELLVQLPPLAVELPPMMPPPPAEPVVATVEAAPSSAASGEGDFDRFR